A genomic window from bacterium includes:
- a CDS encoding type II toxin-antitoxin system VapB family antitoxin, whose protein sequence is MRITLDLPEKLLKEAQEIAGVGTKTQAVVLALSEMIQRRKSRRVLELKGSLRKPYDYKPLRQKRQK, encoded by the coding sequence ATGCGAATCACTCTTGATTTACCGGAAAAATTACTAAAAGAAGCCCAGGAAATCGCTGGCGTCGGCACTAAAACCCAAGCTGTCGTCCTTGCACTCAGCGAAATGATTCAACGCCGAAAAAGTCGCCGAGTTCTTGAGCTTAAAGGCTCTTTGCGCAAACCCTACGATTATAAGCCGCTCCGCCAGAAACGACAGAAGTAA